The following are encoded in a window of Vigna unguiculata cultivar IT97K-499-35 chromosome 8, ASM411807v1, whole genome shotgun sequence genomic DNA:
- the LOC114195663 gene encoding outer envelope pore protein 24, chloroplastic-like, with product MKATLKGKYDVDKNGAAFATVAVNAADVKFRASVTEATFINGPSLTGLSLAVEKPGSFIVDYNVPKKDIRFHFMNTVRVGDRALNLNYMHSRGDNRTVLDGTFVLDPANKVSANYALDSGNCKLKYSYVHKGLTTIEPTYDVAKNSWDFAVSRKVYGDDSLRATYQTSSKVLGVEWARNPKHNAGFKILASVNLAEELKAPKLIAETTWNFEM from the exons ATGAAGGCCACTCTCAAAGGCAAGTACGATGTCGACAAAAACGGCGCCGCTTTCGCCACCGTCGCCGTCAACGCCGCCGACGTCAAGTTCCGCGCCTCCGTAACGGAAGCCACTTTCATCAACGGCCCCAGCCTCACCGGCTTGTCTCTCGCCGTCGAGAAACCCGGCTCCTTCATCGTCGACTACAACGTTCCCAAAAAG GACATTCGGTTCCATTTCATGAACACGGTTAGGGTTGGGGACAGGGCGTTGAATTTGAACTACATGCATAGCAGAGGGGATAACCGGACCGTCCTGGACGGGACCTTTGTGTTGGATCCTGCTAACAAGGTTTCGGCGAATTACGCGCTGGACTCGGGGAACTGCAAGTTGAAGTACAGTTATGTTCACAAGGGGTTGACCACGATTGAACCCACCTATGATGTGGCGAAGAACTCGTGGGATTTCGCCGTTTCGAGAAAGGTTTACGGTGATGACTCGTTGAGGGCCACATACCAGACATCTAGCAAGGTTTTGGGAGTTGAGTGGGCGCGGAATCCCAAACACAATGCTGGATTCAAG ATTCTAGCATCTGTTAACTTGGCTGAGGAATTGAAAGCTCCCAAACTTATTGCTGAGACCACATGGAATTTTGAGATGTAG
- the LOC114194474 gene encoding uncharacterized membrane protein At1g75140-like, producing MAYLEKGKFFIFLLLFFSFSLHVSSTPLDHKSCSVESKLDPDSCQEPVPEPPQTTNHLNQQVLLDKLEELVRNLSDLVARLESKLPDPPQEKGRLPHQRKGGDDGDGGTISSSKQDGEFEGKIRDGERAKGMSVTKYTPFWSERFQFASAVKLDSEVTCINVLPFRDHEGLSKYVAVSDERGRVYVFLRNGDVLVEFDTLVKSSITAMISYTSVYKNESFVVTGHENGEILLHRVWEGGSTGEDYSSLFMENVGKFVSPENREEGRPVTLLEVHYVGRMKYILSADTSGKIKVFKENGSLYGSVMASSRPLAFLKQRLMFLTETGAGSLDLRGMKIRESECEGLNHSVARTYVFDAMERSKAYGFTSDGEMIYVLLLGDVMNFKCRVRYKKKFDMDEPLALQAIKGYLLIVNPEKVFVYNVSSPHYVRVGVPRLVFSPSLDELRSSFLNSPIPGLDAETKVIPLIGTDREKLVIVGLGGGYVGMYHSNLPIFKGEFNTMLWTSPVLFFVLFLFGAWHFFAKKKEALTSWGPDDPFTSTSATTNAPLASASADRSYGDSSSRSTEVMDLRGGALRAPPRRYGSPSRYPGAAAAAAASSYRLGASSDHNARPASVDPDFRGASELKYRATTMDPPGFPKRREGMFVPNQVVNERS from the coding sequence ATGGCGTATTTGGAAAAAGGCAAGTTTTTTATCTTCCTTTTgctcttcttttccttttctcttcaTGTTTCCAGCACCCCTTTAGACCACAAATCATGTTCAGTAGAATCGAAGCTGGACCCCGATTCATGTCAGGAACCTGTTCCTGAACCGCCCCAAACAACTAATCATTTGAATCAGCAAGTTTTGTTGGATAAACTTGAAGAATTAGTGAGAAATCTCAGTGATTTAGTTGCAAGGTTAGAATCAAAGCTACCTGACCCTCCTCAAGAAAAGGGTAGGTTACCTCATCAAAGAAAGGGTGGTGATGATGGTGATGGTGGTACAATATCAAGTAGTAAACAAGATGGGGAATTTGAGGGAAAAATCCGAGATGGAGAGAGAGCAAAGGGAATGTCTGTAACAAAGTACACACCTTTTTGGTCTGAGAGGTTCCAATTTGCATCTGCTGTGAAGTTGGATTCTGAGGTCACTTGTATAAATGTTTTGCCTTTTAGGGATCACGAGGGGCTGAGTAAGTATGTGGCAGTTAGTGATGAGAGGGGAAGAGTGTATGTGTTCTTGAGGAATGGTGATGTGTTGGTTGAGTTTGATACCTTGGTGAAGTCCTCTATTACTGCAATGATTTCTTATACTTCGGTTTACAAGAATGAGAGTTTTGTAGTAACTGGTCATGAAAATGGAGAAATTTTGTTGCACAGGGTTTGGGAGGGAGGGTCTACTGGAGAGGATTATAGTTCTCTTTTCATGGAGAATGTTGGTAAGTTTGTGTCACCTGAAAACCGTGAAGAAGGAAGGCCAGTGACTCTCTTGGAAGTTCATTATGTGGGGAGAATGAAGTACATTCTGTCTGCTGATACAAGTGGGAAGATCAAGGTTTTTAAGGAAAACGGTTCCTTGTATGGTtctgtcatggcttctagcaggCCACTGGCTTTCTTGAAGCAAAGGCTTATGTTCTTGACAGAAACCGGTGCAGGTTCATTGGATCTAAGGGGTATGAAAATCAGGGAATCTGAGTGTGAAGGGTTGAACCATTCTGTTGCTAGAACATATGTTTTTGATGCCATGGAGCGATCCAAAGCCTATGGCTTTACCTCAGATGGGGAAATGATTTATGTGTTGTTGCTTGGAGATGTGATGAACTTCAAATGCAGGGTGAGATACAAGAAAAAGTTTGACATGGATGAGCCTCTCGCACTGCAAGCAATCAAAGGGTATCTTCTGATTGTTAACCCTGAGAAGGTTTTTGTGTACAATGTTTCATCTCCACACTATGTGAGAGTTGGTGTGCCAAGGCTTGTTTTCTCCCCAAGTCTTGATGAACTGAGATCATCATTCTTGAACAGTCCAATCCCGGGTTTGGATGCTGAAACAAAAGTGATACCTTTGATAGGCACTGACAGGGAAAAACTTGTGATTGTTGGGCTTGGAGGTGGGTATGTTGGGATGTATCATTCAAATCTACCTATCTTCAAAGGGGAATTCAACACCATGCTATGGACTAGTCCTGTGTTGTtctttgtgcttttcttgtttggtGCTTGGCACTTTTTTGCCAAGAAGAAAGAAGCACTTACATCATGGGGACCAGATGACCCTTTCACTTCCACTTCAGCTACCACCAATGCACCTTTGGCATCTGCATCTGCAGATAGATCTTATGGAGATTCTAGCTCAAGAAGCACTGAAGTCATGGATCTTAGAGGTGGAGCTCTCAGAGCTCCTCCAAGAAGGTATGGTTCTCCTTCAAGGTATCCTggtgctgctgctgctgctgctgcaaGTTCTTATAGACTTGGTGCTTCCTCAGATCACAATGCTAGACCAGCCTCGGTTGATCCAGATTTTCGTGGAGCTTCTGAGCTGAAATATAGGGCCACCACCATGGATCCTCCGGGTTTTCCCAAGAGAAGAGAGGGCATGTTTGTACCAAACCAAGTTGTAAATGAGCGCAGTTGA
- the LOC114193807 gene encoding cytochrome P450 734A1-like yields the protein MHHLLLFLIPFFVLLLTVFVVRVAYSIIWVPWITAHHFRVQGITGPSYRPIKGNTDEIHRMYREVQSKPMALCHDILERVCPFYHRWSRVYGKTVLYWHGSKPKLVLSDPDMIKEILLKTGEWFERIDPNPSVKQFFGEGILVLKGDQWAVHRAIANQAFKIERVKLWVPQITDCTKAMFSKWEDKNRGTNEFEIEVSKDLHDLTSDIISRVAFGSNYEEGQEIFELLEQHYHLVSLAIRSVYIPGFRFLPTKKNRERKRLEKKTYESIKMVIEETQKAEHNSENFLSLLMSSHKFINNETQKLRLDEIVDDCKNFYMAGKETSATSLSWALFLLGLNQEWQSKAREEVLSVLGPNTLPTSETLSELKLVNLVLQETLRLYPNPGALVRQASRRVKLGNIDIPAGTQLYLSITSVHHDAEFWGEDALEFNPMRFAEPRKHLAPYFPFGLGPNFCVGQNLALFEMKIVLAMVLQRYSFSVSPSYAHAPMLLMTMTPQYGMQILFRKL from the exons ATGCATCATCTTCTACTCTTTCTGATAcctttttttgttcttcttcttacAGTGTTCGTAGTAAGAGTTGCATATTCTATCATTTGGGTTCCATGGATCACTGCACATCACTTTCGTGTGCAGGGCATCACGGGACCTTCCTACCGTCCGATCAAAGGGAACACAGATGAGATCCACCGTATGTACAGGGAAGTTCAATCCAAGCCAATGGCATTGTGCCACGACATCTTGGAACGTGTGTGTCCATTTTATCACAGGTGGTCACGCGTGTATGGGAAAACTGTCTTGTACTGGCACGGATCGAAGCCCAAACTGGTACTATCCGACCCGGATATGATCAAGGAGATTCTTTTGAAAACGGGTGAATGGTTCGAGAGGATAGATCCGAACCCGTCCGTGAAACAGTTCTTTGGAGAAGGGATTTTGGTGTTGAAAGGAGATCAATGGGCTGTGCATAGAGCAATAGCTAACCAGGCTTTTAAAATAGAACGTGTTAAG TTATGGGTTCCTCAAATCACTGATTGCACAAAAGCAATGTTTAGCAAGTGGGAAGATAAGAACAGAGGCACCAACGAATTTGAGATTGAAGTGAGTAAAGATCTTCATGATCTTACATCTGACATTATATCCAGAGTTGCTTTTGGAAGTAACTATGAAGAAGGGCAAGAGATTTTTGAGTTACTAGAACAACACTATCATTTGGTCTCTCTAGCCATTAGAAGTGTTTATATTCCTGGATTCAG GTTTTTACCAACTAAGAAGAACAGAGAAAGAAAGAGGTTAGAGAAGAAAACATATGAATCAATTAAAATGGTGATTGAGGAGACCCAGAAAGCAGAACATAATTCAGAGAACTTCCTTTCTTTGTTGATGTCTTCTCACAAATTCATCAACAACGAGACACAGAAATTAAGGTTGGACGAGATAGTGGATGATTGCAAGAATTTTTACATGGCGGGAAAGGAAACAAGTGCCACTTCATTAAGTTGGGCACTCTTTCTTTTAGGGTTAAATCAAGAATGGCAAAGCAAGGCACGTGAAGAGGTGTTGAGTGTTCTTGGACCAAATACTCTCCCAACTTCAGAAACATTGAGTGAACTTAAACTT GTTAACTTGGTTCTTCAAGAAACACTTAGACTGTACCCTAATCCAGGGGCATTGGTGAGGCAAGCAAGTAGAAGAGTTAAATTGGGGAACATTGATATTCCTGCTGGTACACAACTCTATCTCTCTATCACTTCAGTTCATCATGATGCTGAGTTTTGGGGAGAAGATGCTCTTGAATTCAATCCCATGAGATTTGCAGAACCTAGAAAGCATTTAGCTCCATATTTTCCCTTTGGATTAGGTCCTAACTTTTGTGTGGGCCAAAATTTGGCTTTGTTTGAAATGAAAATTGTTCTTGCCATGGTGTTGCAGAGGTATTCTTTTTCTGTATCACCATCTTATGCTCATGCTCCAATGTTGTTGATGACTATGACACCTCAATATGGCATGCAAATTCTCTTTAGGAAACTCTGA